A part of Synchiropus splendidus isolate RoL2022-P1 chromosome 19, RoL_Sspl_1.0, whole genome shotgun sequence genomic DNA contains:
- the nr5a5 gene encoding nuclear receptor subfamily 5, group A, member 5 isoform X2 — translation MFGPQTTISPPGLLELPAGFSPALQQYYYPEQPAVSELLAESYAEDLSPLEGPSTSRPRNFDSQAEPEESCPVCGDKVSGYHYGLLTCESCKGFFKRSVQNNKRYTCAEQQSCAVHLSQRKRCPYCRFQKCLAVGMKTEAVRADRMRGGRNKFGPLYRRDRQIKQQTGQANAASGGIKAEATQSYWPTSPQHCPPLHHPPLHGHASTSGAQPFTLPAGLWPPTSLAPVVTPPALPYPGIPHQAPHGYQLAPRSFSRPLENFLSQPGGSYSPSASSTCSTPGASASLPQAPPSSSSQDFLTQLLEGEQDESQQCAKVVACLQREQANRGKHDCLNTFSIMCKMADQTLFGLVEWARNSALFKELKVEDQMLLLQRCWSELLVLDHLCRQVTYGRDGCIYLVTGQQIELSTIISQAGAALSSLVTRTQDLVSKLKALQFDRHEFVCLKYLVLFNPDVKSLQNRQQVEQTQERVNRVLMEHTQQTHPGHSDKFGQLLLRLPEVRSISLQVEEYLYKRHVLGDLPCNSLLSEMLHTKQA, via the exons CCCTGGAAGGACCATCAACTA GTCGCCCAAGAAATTTCGACTCCCAAGCCGAGCCGGAGGAGAGCTGCCCCGTGTGCGGGGACAAAGTTTCGGGGTACCACTATGGGCTGCTCACCTGTGAGAGTTGCAAG GGCTTCTTCAAACGCTCGGTGCAGAACAACAAGCGCTACACCTGCGCCGAGCAGCAGAGCTGCGCCGTGCACCTGTCCCAGAGGAAGCGCTGCCCCTACTGCCGCTTCCAGAAGTGCCTCGCTGTGGGCATGAAGACAGAAG CGGTGAGGGCGGACCGCATGAGAGGCGGGAGGAATAAATTCGGCCCCTTGTACCGACGGGACCGGCAGATAAAGCAACAGACCGGGCAGGCGAACGCTGCCTCCGGTGGGATAAAGGCGGAAGCGACACAGAGCTATTGGCCTACCTCTCCACAGCACTGCCCCCCGCTGCACCACCCTCCGCTGCACGGTCACGCCAGCACCTCCGGCGCGCAGCCGTTCACGCTCCCCGCCGGCTTGTGGCCGCCAACTTCACTCGCACCGGTGGTGACGCCTCCGGCTCTGCCTTACCCAGGAATACCCCACCAAGCCCCGCATGGCTACCAGCTGGCGCCGCGAAGTTTCAGCCGCCCCCTCGAGAACTTTCTATCGCAGCCCGGCGGCTCATACTCACCGTCCgcgtcctccacctgctccacacCGGGCGCCTCCGCGTCTCTCCCCCAAGCCCCGCCCTCGTCATCCAGCCAGGACTTCCTGACTCAGCTGTTGGAAGGCGAGCAGGACGAGAGCCAGCAGTGCGCCAAAGTGGTGGCCTGTCTGCAGAGAGAGCAGGCCAACCGGGGCAAACACGACTGCCTGAACACCTTCAGCATCATGTGCAAGATGGCCGACCAGACTCTGTTCGGGCTCGTGGAGTGGGCGCGGAACAGCGCGCTCTTCAAGGAGCTCAAG GTGGAGGatcagatgctgctgctgcagagatgCTGGAGCGAGCTGCTGGTGCTGGACCACCTGTGTCGACAGGTCACCTACGGCAGAGACGGCTGCATCTATCTCGTCACGGGACAACAG ATTGAACTGTCGACCATCATTTCTCAGGCCGGCGCTGCTTTGAGCAGCCTGGTAACAAGAACACAGGACTTGGTGTCCAAGCTGAAGGCACTCCAGTTTGACAGACATGAGTTTGTCTGTCTGAAGTATTTGGTGCTGTTCAACCCAG ACGTGAAGTCACTGCAAAACCGCCAACAAGTGGAACAAACTCAGGAGCGAGTGAACCGAGTCCTGATGGAACACACCCAGCAGACACACCCAGGACACTCGGACAAATTTGGCCAGCTTCTGCTGCGACTCCCTGAAGTCCGCAGCATCAGTCTGCAGGTGGAGGAGTATTTATACAAACGCCATGTACTGGGGGATTTACCCTGTAACTCCTTACTCTCGGAAATGTTGCACACCAAACAGGCCTGA
- the nr5a5 gene encoding nuclear receptor subfamily 5, group A, member 5 isoform X3 → MISGRPRNFDSQAEPEESCPVCGDKVSGYHYGLLTCESCKGFFKRSVQNNKRYTCAEQQSCAVHLSQRKRCPYCRFQKCLAVGMKTEAVRADRMRGGRNKFGPLYRRDRQIKQQTGQANAASGGIKAEATQSYWPTSPQHCPPLHHPPLHGHASTSGAQPFTLPAGLWPPTSLAPVVTPPALPYPGIPHQAPHGYQLAPRSFSRPLENFLSQPGGSYSPSASSTCSTPGASASLPQAPPSSSSQDFLTQLLEGEQDESQQCAKVVACLQREQANRGKHDCLNTFSIMCKMADQTLFGLVEWARNSALFKELKVEDQMLLLQRCWSELLVLDHLCRQVTYGRDGCIYLVTGQQIELSTIISQAGAALSSLVTRTQDLVSKLKALQFDRHEFVCLKYLVLFNPDVKSLQNRQQVEQTQERVNRVLMEHTQQTHPGHSDKFGQLLLRLPEVRSISLQVEEYLYKRHVLGDLPCNSLLSEMLHTKQA, encoded by the exons GTCGCCCAAGAAATTTCGACTCCCAAGCCGAGCCGGAGGAGAGCTGCCCCGTGTGCGGGGACAAAGTTTCGGGGTACCACTATGGGCTGCTCACCTGTGAGAGTTGCAAG GGCTTCTTCAAACGCTCGGTGCAGAACAACAAGCGCTACACCTGCGCCGAGCAGCAGAGCTGCGCCGTGCACCTGTCCCAGAGGAAGCGCTGCCCCTACTGCCGCTTCCAGAAGTGCCTCGCTGTGGGCATGAAGACAGAAG CGGTGAGGGCGGACCGCATGAGAGGCGGGAGGAATAAATTCGGCCCCTTGTACCGACGGGACCGGCAGATAAAGCAACAGACCGGGCAGGCGAACGCTGCCTCCGGTGGGATAAAGGCGGAAGCGACACAGAGCTATTGGCCTACCTCTCCACAGCACTGCCCCCCGCTGCACCACCCTCCGCTGCACGGTCACGCCAGCACCTCCGGCGCGCAGCCGTTCACGCTCCCCGCCGGCTTGTGGCCGCCAACTTCACTCGCACCGGTGGTGACGCCTCCGGCTCTGCCTTACCCAGGAATACCCCACCAAGCCCCGCATGGCTACCAGCTGGCGCCGCGAAGTTTCAGCCGCCCCCTCGAGAACTTTCTATCGCAGCCCGGCGGCTCATACTCACCGTCCgcgtcctccacctgctccacacCGGGCGCCTCCGCGTCTCTCCCCCAAGCCCCGCCCTCGTCATCCAGCCAGGACTTCCTGACTCAGCTGTTGGAAGGCGAGCAGGACGAGAGCCAGCAGTGCGCCAAAGTGGTGGCCTGTCTGCAGAGAGAGCAGGCCAACCGGGGCAAACACGACTGCCTGAACACCTTCAGCATCATGTGCAAGATGGCCGACCAGACTCTGTTCGGGCTCGTGGAGTGGGCGCGGAACAGCGCGCTCTTCAAGGAGCTCAAG GTGGAGGatcagatgctgctgctgcagagatgCTGGAGCGAGCTGCTGGTGCTGGACCACCTGTGTCGACAGGTCACCTACGGCAGAGACGGCTGCATCTATCTCGTCACGGGACAACAG ATTGAACTGTCGACCATCATTTCTCAGGCCGGCGCTGCTTTGAGCAGCCTGGTAACAAGAACACAGGACTTGGTGTCCAAGCTGAAGGCACTCCAGTTTGACAGACATGAGTTTGTCTGTCTGAAGTATTTGGTGCTGTTCAACCCAG ACGTGAAGTCACTGCAAAACCGCCAACAAGTGGAACAAACTCAGGAGCGAGTGAACCGAGTCCTGATGGAACACACCCAGCAGACACACCCAGGACACTCGGACAAATTTGGCCAGCTTCTGCTGCGACTCCCTGAAGTCCGCAGCATCAGTCTGCAGGTGGAGGAGTATTTATACAAACGCCATGTACTGGGGGATTTACCCTGTAACTCCTTACTCTCGGAAATGTTGCACACCAAACAGGCCTGA